Genomic segment of Malus domestica chromosome 15, GDT2T_hap1:
AAAGAGCTTGCCTATGAAATTATGTATTCCAACGTAGataaattatgtattctataTTTACATACTCATtacatatttatgttttttatttacagGCAGGTCTTGCAAAATTAATTGGACTTGCTGGAGAGACCAACGTTCAAGTGAGCAGCCTATATGACTCTGtgtatattaatttgttctttTGTGAATCGTAGTCTGGCTAAAGTACATACTGTATTTGGCTGCTGTTTCATTTTTAGGGTGAAGAGCAGAAGAAATTGGATGTGCTTTCAAATCAAGTTTTTGTGAAAGCGCTAACTAGCAGTGGCCGTACTGTAAGTCTGTTGAAGGCTTAAAGCATATCATTAATTTGTCATTGGCACTACTGAATAAGTTGTATTACTTTCAGCGTTAGACTCAAAAGTTCAGGTTACTCACGTGTTCACGTCTTCCAGTTGAAGCTGGTTTAGGTCACTTCAGAGTGTTTCAAGTACAAAGTAAATAAAAGAAAGGTGCAAATTACATTAGGTTCAGCGtcataatttgtttgtttgtttctaaATTTACCTTGTTCCAGTGCATTCTTGTTTCGGAAGAGGATGAAGAGGCCATATTCGTAGAGTCATCAAAGCGTGGAAGGTTTCTAGTTTCTATCATTTGTGTTTCTATATCCTTTCGTGTATACAGCTACAGTTGTATAATTAGATACTTAGGTGTGTGCAACTAAATTCCCGTTGATTTTGCAGATACATTGTTGTTTTTGACCCGTTGGATGGATCCTCCAACATCGATTGTGGTGTTTCTATAGGAACTGTACGTATTAGCTAGCCCCCTTCTTTTTTTAACTGGTCTCGTTAATTAAGCTTCTAGATTAATATAATTAGTACATATATAAGCCAGCATTCACCTGCACTCAGATCTTTGGGATTTATGTGGCGAAAGATAAGCAAAACCCAAGTCTTGAGGATGTACTGCGACCTGGGAATAAGATGGTAGCCGCTGGTTATTGCATGTATGGAAGCTCTTGCACGGTAAATTACACACAAATTATTCAACTTGAATTATAGCTTTGCAACAATTCTGTTGTGAAATGTTTGCTAATAAAGTTGGCGTGGAACTGCAGCTGGTGCTTAGTACTGGAAATGGAGTGAATGGCTTCACGCTTGATCCATCGCTAGGGGAATTTATATTAACTCATTCCAACATTAAGGTGCGCATATATAAACGGCATATATATCTACTTGATTCCTCTCGTTTAACTTGACAAAATTAGATTGGACACAAACAGATTTCAGTTAATCTAGTGTCAAATTTTTATTATCGTTTGCTGTTGATCAATTTGTTAGGAGCCGAAGAATGCATATAATATGACAGTTAACGACAATATAACACTAGGAGACTAGCTAGGATGTACTCTTACTCTTCAAGTATGTGCAGATTCCGCAGAAGGGAAAGATCTACTCAGTAAATGAAGGAAATGCACAGAACTGGGATGAGCAAACTACCAAGTATATGCGTCCTGAATATTAATTACATAATTTGCCTTCTGAACAACTTTAAAATTGTAAGTgactaataaaaaatagaatCAATCAGTAGTATAATCAATGCTTTTATCTCGCAGGTATGTGGAAAAATGCAAGTTCCCCCAAGATGGTTCATCTCCCAAGTCTCTTAGATACATTGGAAGGTGATTCATTCTTCGTATTATCTCTGTTCCTAGATTTTGctactctttttatcaaattgtaAACCTACGCGTCCTTCATATAAAACTTATGCAGCATGGTTGCTGATGTGCACCGAACATTGCTATACGGAGGCATGTTTATGTACCCTGCCGATAAGAAAAGCCCAAATGGAAAACTACGGTACATGCGCGCTCTCTCTTTATCAACTTTTATCCCACTAATTATATGATATGCCAAGTGCTTTAAGGCTTACGTGCGTTTGACGTGCATTTTAATTCTATGGAATGAACACGAATCATTTTACATGTACACCATTTACTATGTCATTTTATTGCAAATGCAGACAGTTGCACACAAATTCTCTTGGACTTAGTTCTTGTAACAATTTTTTTCGTCGATTAGTTCTTGTAACAAGAGATTTGGAATTTAATAAGAATTCAATTTCCTCATTGAAACAGAGTTCTTTACGAAGTTTTCCCGATGTCATACCTGGTTGAGCAAGCAGGAGGTCAAGCTTTTACTGGAAAGCAAAGGGTATATTAGTTGGCCATACTTTTACCTTACACTACAAGATTAACTTATTTCTAAATATACGTTATTTGATCAAGCTGGACGTCAAGATTTTGCTAAATTTTTAACTTTCTGAAGCACTTGGATATATAATAACTTACCAAATGGTTAATATTGCAGGCCCTAGACTTGGTTCCAAACAAGATACACGAGAGGTCCCCAGTATTCCTTGGTAGCTATGACGACGTCGAGGAAATTAAACAACTGTATGGGGTTAAGAATAGCATCTCCAATGGCTTTTCTAGTTGAGGTCCTAGCTAAAATCTGGGGAGGATTTGGAAAAATCCATCTCCAATCACACTTCTTATCCACCTCCTAAGATAGGGATTCTCCTAGGAGCTGCTAAACCTCGGGAGTAAGAAAGGAGCTTTTAGAAtgaattattaatattttaatgatatTAAATAAAATTCTATTCTTATTTTTCCGCAATCCATATAACTCCTCAAAACAGAGAGTGTGATTGGAGTAAACTCTTCTACAGAGCTCCTAACTTTCTGGTATTTTTAGCTAAAATTTATTTAGATAATGAGCATGATTGGAGACGCTCTAATTGATACATGTACGTgttttgcttttttctttttttttttgtcaagcgTGATTTGCTTGATTGGATTTCAATGTCCATGCATCGTGCATGGGCTTGCAATCTGACAAGTTGATCCTTGTGTTTTAATTTGTTTACTGTTTGAACATTTTCATCAAGTGGCTTTAGCCCAAATTTCTGACTCATCAGTGAAAAGTATCACTActgtatcaaaaaaaaaaaaaaaacgctagAAGAGTGTATACATTAAGAAAAAGGGAGAGTAAACCTCTAAAATTGACTAatatttggatgaaaatttctCTTCATTAATCTATCTCGGAGACACACGATGACATGATCGTaaaattcaaaacattttttgaCCTCAAACAAAATGGGGTATTTTTTAGAACAAAACTACTGAAAAAAGGTAGTCCTAATAAGTCTCTTTGTCTTGACAGATGTATAAACATTTATTCTTAGTTTTTCTGTGGCTGGTTGCAGCTTTAGAAACTTTACCCTGAACCCTGGCTTAGCGACGATCCTTTTCCCTCATTCTTTGGCTTTTCTTGTTTTGACTCACTTAAAACTCCAGATGGCCTTTCACGAtggttttctttcatttcttcGATCTGCGAATACCGAATCATTGTGTTAAATTATAGGTTTCAAGCTAAATGTCTATATTAGATATAGCCGAATTTTATATAGGTTACAATCATTGTGTTAAACATAATAACCAAAAAATATGTATAACTTTAGAATCTAAAAAACAAGATGTAGCATACACAAATAATACTCACAATTAGCATTGATATAGCTCACATTGGAGAGGTAATATTGTGATCAAATGATAGGCCACAAATGGGTGAatacaagaaaataaagaaactaTTTATATACAGTGTAGTAGTACGGTAGTGATTTGATACAAGCTATActgtaaaagggggatttgaaattttgaacccAGAGCGTTGGGTCACAAGGTTTTAGTTTAATCACCAAAACTGGAGATTATGTATGTACTAGCTCAAAAGTCAAACAAAGAACTATAAGTGCTATTAAAATGGGTCATTTTGGTTCCAGTTCCTAATCAACCTAATTGTTAGACTAaaatcttgtttgtttaaatattttgatcgaGGTCCTTAGCCTCTTTGAATTAAGAGATttaactcatgcatttatgcatttaatgtccaaccaattatgaaatttaaacaaattcaaataatatttttaaaatataataaatacttaaaaatcaattttagagtaatattgttcttcacaaaaattatagcaaaaaaataatgtacccacataattattaacatattttaaaaaaaattgatatattttaaaacataaaataaatacatataattagcatgggtacatttagcaaaattaaaaaatgggtacaaataaattcaaaaatatgggtacaaatacaaataaaagtttaaaaaatatgggcactaaaaggaattaatatatgagtaaaaattaaaactgaagagaaagttggtacaaattaaaaaaatggttgcaaattaaaaatgggtacaaacgaaaaataaaaatgtgtgattaaaaatttaaccataaatataaatatacaaaatgtaacgtttctaacaccaaatgaatatatttagggtttaaaacatattttattattgaaataattaatgacgtttattaaaatttaaggactttgataaaaaattaaaaagaaacaaggttttaatcaatgaagtaggAAAAATAGGGATGAGAACTAAAATTTAACATTGTTGCGTTGTTTAACGCTCGTGCAAtgacaaattaaaaagaaaaaaaccaaacacTCATGCAATGacaaattaaaagaaaaccATCTTCCATTTTGTTTGTTGTCAGTGGAAACATTAACTGTGACTGTGATGTGTTAATATTTGTGTTTAGAAAAATGCTGGAGAAATTACCTTTTGTAAATCacattgtagacatcgaaatttcggtaaataaatgttgaccgataaatcaaagtgtcaacgctcatgtattacataaattttacacgtagcgtgtgactaaacgaaaattgaaatgagttggaaaagtcatcaaataggacacgtgtcaacacctggcagaaacgacttatttcatctggaatattatattcaaaattaggccttggaaaattctataaatacaagcccatttcattcatttgagggggGGAGGAATTCagattacaccttgaagctctgaagctctgaaactccgaagctctcaagcatccaggttcccgaagaatcgagaaagctctcttcgttcttcgttcatcgttcttccaagatcaagcccaaacggccctttggatcaacaatcatccaccaattcaagatcaagccccgacggcccttgaagaaagtgttcttcgttcttcgttcatcgttcttccaagatcaagcccaaacggccctctggatcaacaatcatccaccaattcaagatcaagccccgacggcccttgaagaaagtgttcttcattcttcgttcatcgttctttcaagatcaagccccgacgactcTTGAAGAAAGccccatcgttcatcatccgttcatccaagatcaagccccaacggcccctttggattaacaacgtcgacaaatccacacatccaaccgttcttcaagatcaagcccaaaagcccttaaagatccgtccatcactgttcttcaagatcaagcccaaacgcccttgaagatctgctcattaccgttattcaagatcaagcctcaaacggcccttgaagaaacattcatcctcaagatcaagccccaacggctccttgaagatccgctcaaatccacctccaaagatcaagcccacggccatttgaagaaacttccaacagttcatccaagatcaagccttgacggcccttggatcaacgaaatatccaccaatcaacaccttacggagatcgaatcagaggatcaaaatagagagagattgtaacccaaaatcatcaaatacaaatatttgtttgtgcgcgttgttcttgtctctttcgtttcaggaattttccgtgttcacaaattggcacgcccagtgggacaatctctgcctctcatctctttctccgttcaagaaattcaagggcacttccaaaattaatggcatcaaggaaggctcaaactgttcccgcaaccggcgcaaataacaaaagcgtcctcgtcgcaactggtgtcactttgggcatcacgactcgaagcatggcaagagctacttctgccgcctctttcacctctgcatcaactctgccaagggaacaaaagcacccaaggcacgagcctttgatcaccttagcctcactaagggcaccaaggggggaaagcccaaggaaatactccgaatccatgctctccgatgccgattcaagcgacagttcagccatgcaagtcatgaccattggagcaacttcaatcgatgagcagctggctcaaatgaatgaagcaatcgcaaggctaacccgaacagtggaagaaaaagacttgcaaattgcagcactagtcaaccgattgGAGGCACaagacggcgataaacccgacccagaggatgatccactaaagggaggagctggcggagacgaagaacccccggtgaagaaaatcgatgggaagccggagccagaccaagcaacggcactcatgggatctctttctatccagcagctgcaggagatgatcaccaacaccatcaaggcacagtacgaagggagctcacatacctccttgttctactcgaagccctattccaagaagattgatgccctaaggatgccaaggggttatcaaccaccaaagttcatgcagtttgatggaaaaggaaacccaaagcagcacgttgcacatttcgtcgaaacttgcaacaacgcggggacagaGGGaaactacctcgccaagcagtttgtgcgctcgctgaaaggaaatgcctttgagtggtacacggacctagagcccgagtccatcaacagctgggagcaattagagcgggaattcctcaaccgcttctacagcacccgccgcactgtgagcatgctagagctaacgagcacaaagcagtggaaggacgagccagtcattgactacatcaacagatggcgcactctaagcctcgactgcaaaGATAGGCTCTCGGAGACCTCTTCAATtgagatgtgcatccagggcatgcaatggggtttgcaatacattcttcaaggcatcaaaccacggaccttcgaagagctagccactcgcgcccatgacatggagctaagcatcgcccatcatgggaagaaggaaccgatcgccaactacaagaacgacaaagttcttgagacaaaggtggagaaggctacgtggaaatccacaaaggaagcaatgacagtcaacaaagctcccgtcaaaatccctacacgaggcaaggcgattcaaaccaaagattttcgtgatcaagagatgcgtagacgtactttgaaggagcttgaggagaagatttatccattccccgactctgatgtagttgccatgctggatgacttgttggacaagaaggtgatcagtttgcctgagtgcagacggccggaagagatgaatcataCCGACaacccaagatactgtaaattccaccgcttcatcagtcatccaacggaaaagtgcttcgtactgaaagatctcatcttGAAGCTAGCACAGCAAGGggaaatcgagcttgacctcgaagacacggttgcggcacacactactactatcgtgtttgaatcactcgatcctgtgcatatccgaagcatgcatgaccattcctgtcaatgttcaagtcacatgacacctcctacacaaccatcaccaggggcaagcaaccaagatgcatctactGGTGATAAGAAAGGGTGGACATCGGTGACCTACAAAatgaggaagccaagaccacaagtcacaaggccaaaagaggagcctaaacccacccctcgaacttcagtcttcgaaaggctgaattattcaaaacctagaattgcagcacttgatcgcatcagtggtcgagaccaaactttcgtcttcaaaaggcttgagacgccaacaccgcaaagatcagtctttgaaaggttatcaaaacccaagaaacaaagaGGCACAGCTAGATCTCTTCCGCAACGGTCGGCTTTGGACAGAtttgaagaaactaagaagccttctagaaacaggaagacaacgccaaagggagagaagctcgacagtctagcaggaaaagacgatgttcaaagcttgattccttcaaggatgaaacgTCAAGCAACTTTAGAAgtcgacacaaaaggaccactaaaggtaaggaggcgcaccatcatctacaccggccaatcttcacggcaacaaacccaagaggaccaCACTGAAGAGAAGGctcaagaagacaaagaagaagaaatcctgGAAAAAGACGTCACTTCCGgctctgtcaactcaaaattttcacctcaattgctgggggcatgctccaaaaacatgccagtcaagccgagtgaagttgaaggatggacttatgtcacgccgaagaaattgcacaagaagcatatgtcttctccacaagctcaccaatgggaaagggggcaaaacagctcATGTTCACCTctagaacaatgtgaaagtgttggagataatgaaactttgacacgaagatcatccatccccatcacgatgcgtgacatcttcccagaagacttcttcaactactcagtcaaggctccttgctacgaagattgcgaggaacaactctctcagatcgcttgacgaaccaaagctccttgtccgcacgagcctaaactgtaggacacgaagctcctcgcctgcacgagcctaaactgcatggcacaacgctcctggtctgcacgagctgaaactgcaacacgacaccaaatgctccttgtttgcacgagttgaaactgcaaacgacaccaacactccttgcctgcatgagttaaaactgcaaacggcaccaccaaaagaaaataccaagaaaaaaatgtgttttgaactacgttatgacttgatctcttctttggaggggtacgtaggcagctcgaatgttcaatttttcgagttcagtcacatcaaaatataaataaatgttttattaaagaaagtcaatcttattaaaaaaaaaaaaaaaaaaaaagggggtttGATTAAAGTCTCATTAAtgaaggtcaattttattacaaatttactTGCAATTTTCTtggtacaaaattaaattacaatttctttaaaaaaaaaaattattaaaaaaaaaaaatttaaaaaaaaaaaatatatatatatatatatacatatctgAGCCCAGCTACAAAATTTGGCCCATCTCCATCTCTCCTCAGACCCAAACCGTGAGCCCGGCTACAAAATCTGACCCACTTGGCTCCTTTCCCCATGTCTTCAGCCTGATCACTAGAGCTCTCCTTTCGGACCGACGCTGACGACCTGAGAATCTCACCCTGGAGCACCGATGGAGTGCGCTGATGCTGGTCTGCAAGCCGTGGCTGCAGGTGTGCAAGGATCCCTGCCTCAACTCCGCCTTCGACCTTGAGCGGCGGATCGATTCCATACTCCGATCTGTCGTCCATTGGAGCGCGGGCTCGTTGGAACAGATCCGCACCAGGCACTGCTCCAACCAGTCCTTCCCACACACTCCCCACTGAGAAAGCGAGAGACAACAATGGCAGTCTCGATACCCATAGTCGCCATCGTTACCTCCCTCCATCTCATCGCCTTCATCTTCGCCGTCGGCACCGAACGACGCCGTAGCACGGCAAAGATAGTGCCCGATGAGTACGACGAGCGTACCTACTGCGTGTACGGCACGGATGCCTCCACGGTGTACGGACTAGCGGCGTTTGGGCTGCTTGCCGTCAGCCAGACGGTGCTTAACGTCGTCACCAGGTGTCTCTGCTGCGGCAAAGGTCTAGTCACTGGCTCCTCCACCACTTGGAccgtcttcttcttcgtcttctcctggACAACCTTTTTGGGAGCGGAGGCGTGCTTGTTGGCTGGGTCGGCAAAGAATGCATACCACACCAAGTACCGGGGAATCTTCAAAGTAGATGACTTGTCCTGTGCTACTCTGCGCAAGGGCATGTTTGCCGCCGGCACTGTTCTTACGCTGTTGTCACTGGCAGGGTCAAGCCTTTACTACTGGGCGCATTCCAAAGCTGATACTGGAGAAACGGAGAGTGTTTTCTCAGATCAAGGGCGAGGTCGGATTGAAGATTTTATCCTGTCTTTGCCGTTCCCCGACCATCCATGCTCATCATCATCGTCCTCTCAAGCCTCCTCGCAAGGTCCCCAAGACACCCCATAAGGTTCTGGATGCTCCATCACTACAAGATGACTTTTACTTGAACCTTGTGGAATGGTCTTCCCAAAATGCTCTGGCAGTTTGACTCGGCACCAGTGTTTATCTTTGGAGTACATCAAACAAGCAAGGTGACAAAATTGTGTGACTTGAGGCCTAATGACGGTGTGTGCTCTATCCAACGGACACGGGAGGGGTCAGACTTGTCAATTGGCACAAGTCTTGGTCGAGTCCAGGTTCGGGATGGGATGCAGTGCAAGAGGGTTCGAACGATGGGTAGGCACCAAACAAGGACTGGAATTTTGGCGTGGAACTCGCGCATATTAGCTTCAGAAAGCCGAGACCGGAACATACTTCAACATGATCCTCGAGTCCCAGACAATTACATCAGCAAGCCTGTTGGCCACAAGTCTGAGGTATATGGGCTGAAATGGTCTAATGACGACAGGGATTTGCTGAGGATCTTCTCTCTGTCAGAGCTCCGTAAAGCTTTCAGAGAAAATGGTGGATCTGCTGTCGTCGTACCCTCATCCACTTCAAGGCCGAGACTTCCTGCATACGCCACGAACTCCACTCCTCCGTCTTCTTCCTCCACGGCTGCGTCAAACTCCAAGCTCTCCACTTCTCTTCCTCGGCTGCCCAGCAATGGAAGCAGCAACCCAGCTTCTTCTTCCTAGCTGATCATCCTTCCCCAACAGCACCGTGTCGAGAGTAGCAGCAGGCGGAGCGAGAGAGACGCCAACGGCAAGGATCTCGACCTCGAGAGAGACGGCTCTCGTGGCATCAGCGACGAAAAGAATGGCGAGACGTGCAGGAAGAAGCTCAGGCTCTCCAAGGATCAATCTCCGCTGTCTCTGCGACATCCAGCCCAACCCCTCTTCACCATTAGAGCTCCACATTCGAGATGCTGGAAGGTGGTGCCAACTCTGTCGCCGCGTCGTCTGAATCTCCACCAAACCCCACCTGCTGTATATGGTGCGCACACCCGGAGCAAGTTGGGCTGCGCTCTCGGCATCGACTCCTTCCACCGCAGCGCTTGGCCTCCATCTAATAATTTGCACCATCCAAGGAACCTGCACATCCTCACCAGTACCTGCACCAGTATCTTAAAACTCCTCGAGGTCCTGCCATGGCGTCTCTGTCCGTCACAGCTGCCCTggtcacctccacctccaccgtctcttgcctcgcagctgccaacaacttcaaagaccgctgtcaaacgactagccggccgagaagctcttcctcaaactcgagctccgctccctgcaaattcctctacccactacccaaatttatacagaaaaaatatattaaaaaaaaaaaaaaaaaaaaaaaaaaaggatggtggagcaaagtggtgatggcaccacgtgaaaaaaggagaggtgcgtctggcaccatgattaaagaaaagaattgtttgatatttggtgctcaggcaccatgtgcaaaaaataaaacagaggaaaagaaaggaaaataaaaaataaaaaaataaaaaataaaataaaaaaaaaaaaaacattaagagaaataaaagtccattttatttatttttctggaaattttacataaatttgcattatacatacctaaaaaaaaaaaaaaaaaaaaaaaaaaaaaaaaaaaaaaaaaaaatcaaatcaaatcaaatttacaagaggggatattcaaggacgatcaggtggcgcctcacaactcggcagtgctccaggaagagaaggcgccggaggttgactgtttgaagcctcagcagtcggtacagccccagaagacgaaggtaaatgctgctggaacaaacccacaaacctctgatgatcaagtaaaatctgaccatcagattcctgcatctggtaaatcttcctcttcatgtttgtcgcatagctatgtgcgagcttatgcaactgtttattctcctgcttgagccctctaatctcctgtttgagactcatcacttcagccgccaatgattcaacttgacgggttcgagcaaataggcgttgggccatattagacacagaacctgcacactgcacactgagagccagagaatccttaacagccaactcatcagaccgtttggaaagtagtctgttatctctgggagtgacaaggtttcgggccaccaccgcagcggtcatatcattcttcaccaccgaatccccaacggtaagaggaccagtaggggatatgaaggatgggcgccatatgttgtctggagaaggcgggactgcctcttcaccaagattcaagtcaaaacgacggtcggagggtccagacattttcaaagtgttgaaggaagaagagatcagacaaatcaagatcttagaagtgcaagaggggagttttcacaagcgaaaattcaagtgtgctttgaaacaaactgcatgcctctataaaaaatcagcactcgacgggatttcagagatcgaagaggcgagctcagaattcgaagaggccattcaaaaatcgaagaggcaagctcagaaatcggagaagcatcttgcttttccagacgcgtcaacacccgtcacacgcaaactcagctttgcggaaatcacgggcaatttgttaaagcgccaatcccagatatcgaagaggcgccagtcttttcagcctcgtcatcacctgtcatatgcacactcaactttgcgcaaatcacgggcaatttgtcgaagattttcggtgaaggagaaagcacgtgaaattttactgttcaatcacgcgttagttgtcgacacgagtgaaagaatagtacatcTACaagtattaaagaacttcctataaacTGTCTACCTTCACCCTACATagtaaggcagacatacataacatttcttcatctccaaaaatgctttcccaaagaaacctctcgagtcattcagtgttccttattccttggggtacctcggcaaacaaatgacaccaaagcaaaagtatctcatatcactagggtagaaagcaagagtatctcatatcatgcgttctccctgtcctttcctttgtccttgttcttacttacaaagacaaggataaagaaaacaatatgccggaacttccactcaaactcgggtaaggaaccgactgc
This window contains:
- the LOC103454334 gene encoding uncharacterized protein, whose translation is MAVSIPIVAIVTSLHLIAFIFAVGTERRRSTAKIVPDEYDERTYCVYGTDASTVYGLAAFGLLAVSQTVLNVVTRCLCCGKGLVTGSSTTWTVFFFVFSWTTFLGAEACLLAGSAKNAYHTKYRGIFKVDDLSCATLRKGMFAAGTVLTLLSLAGSSLYYWAHSKADTGETESVFSDQGRGRIEDFILSLPFPDHPCSSSSSSQASSQGPQDTP
- the LOC103402358 gene encoding fructose-1,6-bisphosphatase, cytosolic-like; amino-acid sequence: MDHAADAQRTDLMTITRFVLNEQSKHPEARGDLTILLNHIVLGCKFVCSSVSKAGLAKLIGLAGETNVQGEEQKKLDVLSNQVFVKALTSSGRTCILVSEEDEEAIFVESSKRGRYIVVFDPLDGSSNIDCGVSIGTIFGIYVAKDKQNPSLEDVLRPGNKMVAAGYCMYGSSCTLVLSTGNGVNGFTLDPSLGEFILTHSNIKIPQKGKIYSVNEGNAQNWDEQTTKYVEKCKFPQDGSSPKSLRYIGSMVADVHRTLLYGGMFMYPADKKSPNGKLRVLYEVFPMSYLVEQAGGQAFTGKQRALDLVPNKIHERSPVFLGSYDDVEEIKQLYGVKNSISNGFSS